A genomic stretch from Thermococcus sp. MV5 includes:
- a CDS encoding class I SAM-dependent methyltransferase yields MGVYKKFAYLYVKGRYSHFSERMAEILPTLLENFNVHPQKILDIACGEGTFAVEMAKRGFQVVGVDISKEMLKFAKEKAKNENVNVEFICRDMRSLDFDKEFDLATCWFDSLNYLLTLEDLEKAFAGVYKALKEGGMFVFDMNTRYGLAVGWSRYSCHIEQETEDIFEIHQVSYDFETDIATLRIIGFIRNGETWIRLDEEHKERGYTLREIRNCLKQVGFKELACWGNVKDMSEPQPDSRRVFFVVQK; encoded by the coding sequence ATGGGAGTTTACAAAAAATTTGCATATCTTTATGTGAAAGGCCGCTATTCTCATTTCAGTGAAAGAATGGCTGAAATACTCCCCACACTACTTGAAAACTTCAACGTACACCCACAGAAGATTTTAGATATAGCCTGCGGAGAGGGAACATTTGCAGTCGAAATGGCTAAAAGAGGTTTTCAGGTTGTTGGTGTTGACATTTCCAAGGAAATGTTAAAGTTCGCTAAGGAAAAAGCCAAAAACGAAAATGTGAATGTAGAGTTTATCTGCCGAGATATGCGTTCTTTAGATTTTGATAAAGAATTTGATCTAGCAACATGCTGGTTTGACAGCTTAAATTACTTACTAACTTTAGAAGACTTGGAAAAAGCCTTTGCAGGAGTATATAAAGCACTCAAAGAGGGGGGCATGTTTGTCTTCGACATGAATACTAGATATGGTCTGGCCGTCGGATGGTCACGCTATTCGTGCCACATTGAACAAGAAACTGAGGATATTTTTGAGATCCACCAAGTAAGCTATGACTTCGAGACGGATATAGCCACCCTGAGGATTATCGGATTTATCAGAAATGGAGAAACATGGATCAGGTTAGACGAGGAGCATAAAGAAAGGGGCTACACTCTAAGAGAAATTAGGAATTGCCTAAAACAGGTGGGATTTAAGGAGCTCGCCTGCTGGGGAAACGTAAAAGACATGAGTGAACCTCAACCAGACAGTCGCAGAGTATTCTTTGTAGTCCAAAAATAA
- a CDS encoding aldo/keto reductase, whose translation MIIMKYRKHKGLKISEIGIGTYALSGVYGVKDLKEFKKMIERAYKLGVNFFDTAEAYGNAEQILGEIVKPFREDIYIATKVGVRSGIKPNLSKDYIKKACEESLKRLQTDYIDLYQVHFHDPTTPTEETIEALEDLIEEGKIRYYGVGHLPLDVTEKYCKLGKPFSVLAEFSAVARESYEKLLPLYRKYNLGIIAFSTTGRGLLTGRFGEDQKFEPGDIRYLDPLFQRERFQYGLRIAKKFAELGERYDKTPVQVAIAWVLAHEGVICALTGPSTVKHLEENVEASGWEIPKEDLRELDEFFRREDEWLRQKQKESIKQILTEPIQEPQRAFVDLIYAIETAVSLGITEEKEILPIFYELYGLRKDLNKEGASEKLKGIQAQLRKIIPLDVL comes from the coding sequence ATGATAATTATGAAATACCGAAAGCATAAAGGTTTGAAAATTTCCGAAATTGGGATTGGAACCTATGCTCTGAGCGGGGTTTATGGGGTAAAAGACCTCAAAGAGTTCAAAAAAATGATTGAGCGTGCTTATAAACTTGGGGTTAACTTCTTTGACACTGCAGAAGCCTATGGAAACGCTGAACAAATTTTGGGAGAGATTGTAAAACCCTTCCGTGAAGACATTTATATAGCCACAAAAGTGGGGGTTAGGAGCGGCATAAAGCCAAACCTCTCCAAAGATTACATCAAAAAAGCCTGTGAAGAAAGCCTCAAGAGACTCCAGACTGATTACATCGACCTCTACCAAGTTCACTTCCATGATCCAACCACGCCAACAGAGGAAACCATTGAAGCGCTGGAAGATCTTATTGAAGAGGGGAAGATTCGATATTACGGCGTTGGACACTTGCCTTTAGATGTTACGGAGAAATACTGCAAGCTTGGAAAGCCCTTCTCAGTCCTTGCAGAGTTTAGCGCAGTTGCAAGAGAATCTTATGAAAAGCTTTTGCCACTTTACAGGAAGTACAATTTAGGAATTATTGCTTTCAGCACAACAGGGAGAGGCTTGCTCACAGGAAGATTTGGAGAAGACCAAAAGTTTGAACCCGGAGATATACGCTATTTAGACCCGCTTTTCCAGAGAGAACGCTTTCAATATGGCTTGAGAATAGCCAAAAAGTTTGCTGAGTTGGGAGAGAGATATGATAAAACTCCAGTGCAGGTTGCCATCGCATGGGTTCTTGCCCATGAAGGGGTAATATGCGCTTTAACCGGACCTTCAACAGTAAAGCATTTAGAAGAAAACGTTGAGGCGAGCGGATGGGAGATCCCCAAAGAGGATTTAAGAGAGCTGGATGAGTTCTTTAGGAGAGAAGACGAGTGGTTAAGGCAAAAGCAGAAAGAATCCATAAAACAAATTCTCACCGAACCCATCCAAGAACCTCAAAGGGCCTTCGTTGATTTGATATATGCCATTGAAACTGCAGTTTCTCTTGGCATTACTGAGGAGAAGGAGATACTGCCGATTTTCTATGAGCTCTATGGCTTGAGAAAGGATTTGAATAAAGAAGGTGCTAGTGAAAAACTGAAGGGCATCCAAGCCCAGCTGCGAAAAATAATTCCACTAGATGTTCTTTAA
- a CDS encoding PLDc N-terminal domain-containing protein: MVSSWWLISLIIGLLATVWVIYDVAKNQKDMRTSKKVLWILVAFLFGVIGAIAYYLIVKRKG; this comes from the coding sequence ATGGTAAGCAGTTGGTGGTTAATAAGTTTAATAATAGGGCTTTTAGCAACTGTTTGGGTCATCTACGATGTTGCAAAGAACCAGAAAGACATGAGAACCTCAAAAAAAGTCCTGTGGATTTTAGTGGCATTTCTCTTTGGAGTTATTGGGGCAATTGCATATTACCTTATTGTCAAAAGAAAGGGCTAA
- a CDS encoding GNAT family N-acetyltransferase, protein MRIEIREVDEANIDEMISVCNPSTVSEAYKKGVEIKRTWLLEMLRTYGDVGFVAYFNEKPAAQLLTYPEKADPTSLKRENVLVVNCVYNPLSEAQRKGIARKMVETLIEKAKGKYEFLVTHAFDTGEFLSQAEFFRRMGFREITKEDLYYSFSGRKLKEPYSGFWKDGEEYKRSNEDIGKVLIFYEPTCPFTYLWAYRAKEIVKEIAPELEIRMLNGWEHPEEFVSRGRNWMLVNGIPIKSLPIDRDRFREEIKNAMGT, encoded by the coding sequence GTGAGGATTGAGATTAGAGAAGTTGATGAAGCTAACATAGATGAGATGATTTCGGTGTGCAATCCATCTACCGTCAGTGAGGCGTACAAGAAAGGAGTTGAGATTAAAAGGACATGGCTCCTTGAGATGCTGAGAACGTATGGCGATGTGGGGTTTGTTGCGTATTTTAATGAAAAGCCTGCCGCTCAACTATTAACCTACCCTGAAAAAGCAGACCCGACAAGTTTGAAGCGAGAAAACGTTTTGGTTGTCAACTGTGTATACAATCCTCTTTCAGAAGCTCAAAGAAAGGGAATCGCAAGAAAAATGGTTGAAACACTCATTGAAAAAGCAAAAGGGAAATATGAATTTTTAGTGACCCATGCATTTGATACGGGAGAGTTTTTATCACAAGCGGAGTTCTTTAGGAGGATGGGCTTCAGGGAGATAACTAAAGAAGACCTTTACTACTCTTTCAGCGGGAGGAAGCTTAAAGAACCCTACTCTGGTTTTTGGAAAGATGGAGAGGAATATAAGAGGAGCAACGAGGATATCGGCAAAGTCTTAATATTCTACGAACCTACGTGTCCCTTCACCTATCTCTGGGCATATAGAGCAAAAGAGATAGTGAAAGAAATCGCTCCGGAACTGGAGATAAGAATGTTGAATGGATGGGAACATCCAGAAGAGTTTGTGTCCAGAGGACGGAATTGGATGTTGGTGAACGGCATTCCAATAAAATCGCTCCCTATAGATAGGGATAGGTTTAGAGAAGAAATTAAGAATGCCATGGGTACTTAA
- a CDS encoding MBL fold metallo-hydrolase, whose amino-acid sequence MEVIILGSGVYSGIPKPLCNCENCSRARKFPSYRRTRFSIYIPKIRALIDPSPDLHYHLEHINEKIEHVFITHAHFDHIGGLPELQIFKHIRLYGHATTLEVAKDMQKRFVGESRWNWEYFSLEFDKWHDFGFKVYHFRVAHQPIKVAGGFVIKIGDKKIVVTGDTGPEILGDNRTLEEISGADLLVADMTHKRSIPKAHLGVGDAVMLAQKVGAKKTVFAHISHTNYPHEELEEIVRPYMVARDFMHVHI is encoded by the coding sequence ATGGAAGTTATAATTCTCGGCTCCGGAGTATACAGCGGCATCCCTAAACCATTGTGTAACTGTGAGAACTGTTCGAGGGCCAGGAAGTTTCCTTCATATAGGAGAACACGGTTTTCAATATACATTCCTAAAATTAGAGCATTAATAGATCCTTCGCCAGATTTACACTATCATTTGGAACACATTAATGAGAAAATCGAACATGTTTTCATTACTCATGCCCATTTTGACCATATAGGAGGTTTGCCCGAACTCCAGATTTTTAAGCACATTAGGCTTTATGGGCATGCCACAACCCTCGAAGTAGCAAAAGATATGCAAAAGCGTTTCGTAGGAGAGAGTAGGTGGAATTGGGAGTATTTCTCTTTAGAGTTTGACAAGTGGCATGACTTTGGATTTAAAGTTTATCATTTTAGAGTCGCACATCAACCAATAAAGGTCGCAGGAGGGTTTGTAATCAAGATTGGAGATAAAAAGATAGTAGTCACTGGTGATACTGGTCCAGAAATACTTGGTGATAATAGGACACTAGAGGAGATTAGTGGTGCTGACTTGCTTGTTGCAGATATGACACATAAGCGTTCAATTCCAAAGGCACATCTTGGAGTTGGTGATGCAGTGATGCTTGCTCAAAAAGTAGGAGCAAAGAAAACTGTCTTTGCTCACATAAGCCACACCAATTACCCGCACGAAGAGCTTGAAGAAATAGTAAGGCCATATATGGTAGCTAGGGACTTTATGCATGTGCATATTTGA